Proteins from one Ricinus communis isolate WT05 ecotype wild-type chromosome 9, ASM1957865v1, whole genome shotgun sequence genomic window:
- the LOC8271597 gene encoding glucose and ribitol dehydrogenase, whose protein sequence is MATRRGYRFPPQSQDKQPGKEYLMHPLPEFINPHYKPSNKLQDKVALVTGGDSGIGRAVSYYFTLEGATVAFTYVKGREDKDKDHILKILHEVKAEGAKDPIAIPTDVGFEENCRKVIDQIMSEYGKIDILVNNAGEAHYSTTIEDITDPMLERVFRTNIFGHFFMSRHALKHMKEGGCIINTASVAAYAGFSFMVDYSSTKGAVVAFTRSLALQLIDRGIRVNAVAPGSVWTPFQPSTLSAEQVAQVGSGVPMDRAAQPYEIAPSFVFLASNDCSSYFTGQVLHPNGGLIVNA, encoded by the exons ATGGCAACTCGCCGTGGCTACCGATTTCCACCACAGAGTCAAGATAAGCAACCAGGCAAAGAATATCTGATGCACCCTCTTCCAGAATTCATAAATCCTCACTACAAGCCCTCCAACAAGCTCCAA GACAAGGTAGCCCTGGTGACAGGGGGAGATTCTGGAATAGGAAGAGCTGTATCATACTATTTTACATTGGAGGGTGCAACTGTAGCCTTTACATATGTGAAAGGTCGGGAGGATAAAGACAAAGACCACATCCTGAAGATTTTACACGAGGTGAAGGCAGAGGGAGCAAAAGATCCTATTGCCATCCCTACTGATGTTGGATTCGAAGAAAATTGTAGGAAGGTTATTGATCAAATTATGAGTGAATATGGGAAGATCGATATTCTAGTTAATAACGCAGGTGAAGCGCACTACAGTACTACTATTGAAGATATCACTGATCCTATGCTTGAGAGGGTGTTTAGAACCAATATATTTGGTCATTTCTTCATGTCGAG GCATGCTTTAAAGCATATGAAAGAAGGGGGCTGCATTATCAACACCGCATCTGTTGCAGCTTATGCTGGCTTCTCCTTTATGGTAGACTATAGCTCCACAAAAGGAGCCGTTGTAGCTTTCACAAGGTCTCTAGCTCTGCAGCTTATAGACAGAGGGATTCGTGTGAATGCAGTTGCACCAGGTTCTGTCTGGACACCATTTCAACCGTCAACTTTATCAGCCGAGCAGGTAGCACAAGTAGGAAGTGGAGTACCAATGGACAGGGCAGCGCAGCCTTATGAGATTGCACCTTCTTTTGTCTTCTTGGCTTCCAATGACTGTTCCTCCTACTTCACTGGCCAAGTTCTGCATCCTAATG GCGGTTTGATTGTCAATGCATGA
- the LOC8271598 gene encoding glucose and ribitol dehydrogenase homolog 2, with product MACHNRREYFPPQTQDQQPGKQYVMHPLPHSINPDYKPSNKLHGKVALVTGGDSGIGRAVCYYFSLEGATVAFTYVKGIEDKDKDDALEMVRRVKVKDAKDPIAIATDIRYEENCKKVVDEVVNGYGRIDVLVNNAALEHYTCSIEEITEADLESLFRTNIFSQFFLVRHALKHMKEGSSIINTTSVLAYTGDPNLLDYCSTKGAILSFTRGLSTQLIGKGIRVNGVAPGPIWTPLQPASLPAEEVAILGSDTPMDRAGQPYEVAPAYVFLASNECSSYITGQVIHPNGGMIINA from the exons ATGGCATGCCATAACCGCAGGGAGTACTTTCCACCACAGACTCAGGACCAGCAGCCTGGTAAACAATATGTCATGCACCCACTTCCACACTCCATAAATCCTGATTACAAGCCTTCCAACAAGCTCCAT GGAAAGGTAGCTCTGGTGACAGGAGGAGACTCCGGTATAGGAAGAGCTGTATGCTACTACTTTTCATTAGAGGGTGCAACTGTGGCCTTTACATATGTGAAAGGTATAGAGGATAAGGACAAGGATGACGCCCTGGAGATGGTTCGGAGGGTTAAGGTAAAGGATGCAAAAGACCCTATTGCTATAGCTACTGATATTAGATATGAAGAGAATTGCAAGAAGGTTGTTGATGAAGTTGTGAATGGATATGGGCGGATCGATGTTCTTGTAAACAATGCTGCTTTGGAGCACTATACTTGTTCTATTGAAGAAATTACTGAGGCTGATCTTGAGAGTTTGTTTAGAACCAACATATTTTCTCAGTTCTTCCTCGTCAG GCATGCTTTAAAGCACATGAAAGAAGGAAGCAGTATCATCAACACGACATCTGTCTTAGCCTATACAGGCGACCCTAACTTGCTGGATTATTGCTCTACTAAAGGAGCGATTTTAAGCTTTACGAGAGGTCTATCAACGCAGCTTATAGGGAAAGGAATTCGTGTCAATGGTGTAGCACCAGGTCCTATATGGACGCCACTGCAACCGGCATCTTTGCCTGCTGAGGAGGTTGCTATCTTAGGGAGCGACACGCCAATGGACAGAGCAGGACAGCCTTATGAGGTTGCACCTGCATATGTTTTCTTGGCATCCAATGAATGTTCCTCCTACATCACTGGCCAGGTTATACATCCTAACG GTGGTATGATCATCAACGCTTAA